From a region of the Mobula hypostoma chromosome 6, sMobHyp1.1, whole genome shotgun sequence genome:
- the LOC134348436 gene encoding atypical chemokine receptor 3-like produces MASTDLLSFYDFIDEQNILGTNETWITCINDSDCWTWEINHCFQNINKSAVLYTISFFYFLIFIIGLVANIVVVYMNVKVNQSRHETHFYILNLAIADLCVVITLPIWVISFIQHGTWPLGEFMCKFTHLIFSVNLFGSIFFLTCMSVDRYVSVMWFQDAFDQKKVLNRKVICVFVWIFALLVSVPDLIFLKVNNNTHGEPICHLSYPEDNYRDWMAGMEITCIIIGFLIPFLIIAVFYFLLATAIPIANDNEKKNSRKIIFTYVIVFLICWFPYHSILFLDVLWFLNVLSFSCQLEKFIYVSLHITQCLSLVHCCVNPILYSFINKNYRYDLMKAFIVKYSVKSGIIKLKDTTETECCILECS; encoded by the coding sequence ATGGCATCCACCGACTTGTTATCTTTCTACGATTTCATCGATGAGCAGAATATTTTGGGAACAAATGAAACCTGGATCACTTGTATAAATGACTCGGATTGTTGGACCTGGGAAATTAATCATTGTTTTCAAAACATCAACAAGAGTGCTGTCCTGTATACAATATCATTCTTTTACTTCCTGATTTTTATTATCGGTTTAGTGGCCAACATTGTTGTTGTATATATGAACGTGAAAGTGAATCAATCCAGACACGAAACACACTTCTACATCCTGAATCTTGCCATTGCAGACTTGTGTGTGGTAATCACTCTCCCTATATGGGTCATTTCCTTCATTCAACATGGTACATGGCCACTTGGAGAGTTCATGTGCAAATTTACTCACCTTATCTTCAGTGTCAACCTGTTTGGAAGTATCTTCTTTCTAACATGTATGAGTGTGGACAGGTATGTATCAGTGATGTGGTTCCAAGATGCTTTTGACCAAAAGAAAGTGTTGAACCGTAAGGTTATATGCGTGTTTGTCTGGATTTTTGCCTTACTAGTGTCAGTTCCAGATTTAATTTTCTTGAAAGTGAATAACAATACTCATGGTGAGCCCATCTGTCATTTGTCTTATCCTGAGGACAACTATCGAGATTGGATGGCTGGGATGGAAATAACTTGCATTATTATTGGATTTCTTATCCCATTCCTCATTATTGCAGTCTTCTATTTCCTCTTAGCAACAGCCATTCCCATTGCAAATGACAATGAGAAGAAAAATAGCCGGAAGATAATATTTACCTATGTGattgttttccttatctgttGGTTTCCTTACCACTCTATTCTGTTTCTTGATGTTTTGTGGTTCCTAAATGTTTTATCTTTCAGTTGTCAACTAGAAAAGTTCATATATGTGTCTCTTCACATCACTCAGTGTCTATCTCTGGTACATTGCTGTGTCAATCCCATACTCTACAGCTTCATCAACAAAAATTATAGATATGATCTTATGAAAGCTTTCATTGTCAAATACTCTGTGAAATCTGGTATCATAAAACTTAAGGATACCACAGAAACAGAGTGCTGCATACTTGAGTGTTCCTAA